In the Arcobacter arenosus genome, one interval contains:
- a CDS encoding PAS domain-containing protein, with the protein MLDTEEAYYKLLEVYGENVIASKTDLKGNIVYVSDAFCKISGYSRKELMGQPHNIVRHPDTPSSVFKELWDAIKNSKTFKTQIKNRKKDGSFYWVDMTVSPILDEFNNIVGYTAIRHDITTQKELEELNFEHQKLIESFSKNVIASKTDLKGNITYVSDAFCEISGYSKNELLGKAHNIIRHPDMSKTFYKNMWEIIKKGKEFKGEIKNKKKNGEAYWVDVTISCDYDKDKKHIGFTSIRKEITKQKALEEKLKEITLNKKEG; encoded by the coding sequence ATGTTAGACACAGAAGAAGCATACTATAAATTATTAGAAGTTTATGGTGAAAATGTAATTGCATCAAAGACTGACTTAAAGGGAAACATTGTTTATGTGTCCGATGCCTTTTGTAAAATAAGTGGATATTCTAGAAAAGAGTTAATGGGACAACCACATAATATAGTAAGACATCCAGATACTCCAAGTTCAGTATTTAAAGAGCTTTGGGATGCTATAAAAAATTCTAAAACCTTTAAAACCCAAATTAAAAATAGAAAAAAAGATGGGTCTTTTTATTGGGTTGATATGACTGTATCTCCAATATTAGATGAGTTTAATAATATTGTTGGATATACTGCAATAAGACATGATATTACTACCCAAAAAGAGCTTGAAGAGCTTAATTTTGAACATCAAAAGCTAATTGAATCATTTAGTAAAAATGTAATTGCATCAAAAACTGATTTAAAAGGAAACATAACTTATGTTAGTGATGCTTTTTGTGAAATAAGTGGTTATTCAAAAAATGAACTTCTTGGTAAAGCACATAATATTATTAGACATCCTGATATGAGTAAAACTTTTTATAAGAATATGTGGGAAATTATAAAAAAAGGTAAAGAGTTTAAGGGTGAAATAAAAAATAAAAAGAAAAATGGTGAAGCTTATTGGGTAGATGTTACAATCTCATGTGACTATGACAAAGATAAAAAACATATTGGATTTACATCAATTAGAAAAGAGATTACAAAACAAAAAGCTCTTGAAGAAAAATTAAAAGAAATTACACTAAATAAAAAAGAAGGCTAG